The region CAAAATTACGTTCCGatccttttttttgttttgacGTAAATATGGTCACCACTACAGACACATAAACATACAAATACCCACAAAACAAGAGCAAGCCCAAATCCGCCGGCCAAAGTTTTTTTGGACAGTTTGTGCGTGTCTATCCAATCTTTATATATAATAtcaatatatgcatatatatatataatctcaaACATAGTTCATTCCGCGCGCTAACTAAAGCTATCTGAGCCAAAAACTAACAAAAACAAAACCATTAATATTATTCTCTGTAACGAATATCAGACATATGGAAATCATGAGCAGATTCAGCACTAGTAGTCAATCTTCAAGGCAACATGATAATAAGAAGAAGCTGGTTATGGCTGGTCCAGATCAATCTCGACGTAAAGCCCACATAGCAGAGCCTGCACCAGACCTCACTGACTTCATGAACGACATGTTTTTTGGTTCCATCAAAACTATTGATCATAATAAAATTGTTTATAACTTGACGGGTACTAGTGATGATACTGATACTAGTGCTAGTGTAAAGGAGGAAAAGAACAAAGGATGCAAAGACGAAAACAAGTTGGTAAGGGAGGAGTTTAGCCCTGGTAGGAGGAGTACCAGCAGTAGTAAGCTGAGTCAGGATTGGCTTGAGGAGGCTAGGCGCTTGGTCGCTTCTTCTCCTTCCCGCAGTAGCTCTCCTTCTCGCCTTGTTGGCTCGCCAAGGTTCGCAACAGCTGCGGCACATGGATCTCCGGCCTCGGCCTCGGCCTCGGCCTCGTCTGTTGATAGAAGAGACCCACTATCTAGGTCTGCTAGAAGGtatgataaatatatttttatttagtccAATGACAAAAtgatcttttattttttttttaattttttacaaaattacATCAGATAATTTGGATAATTGTCCAAAATATTAAGATAAAAGATCAAAAAATTTAGATAATTAATCAAAAATTTTAAATACCCGTCAAATTTTTAGATAGATCATTTTACAAAAACTTATCAAAcctaaacaaaaatacaaaattactgtaaaaaaatagtattctcaccaatttttttaattatatttattacaacAATGACCATTGTGATATCTATATTCATTTTATATGCATGTTATTACCTTGTTTCCATTcaatatacaactttttaatcAAATTGGAATTTGATAATAAAAATTCTCACATATCACTTATAATTTATCATCTTATAAAcgaagttaaaaaaaattatactaaagaaaataacaaagaataAATCGCATGTTACTCATCACTTAAGCTCATCAGtcttataaattaatttattaacatggtaatcatttgttttttttttttaaaaaaaaaagccaaaGAATGGTATTGTCTAGTGACTTTAAATCTATGCATACGAATACTTCTATTTTCTTGCCgaattacataattaatttagCTAAAAACCACACATTAATGCAGCTAAAAACTATAATATATTCATGCATGtgtcaatactttttttttttggacaaatGAATATCAATACATTTTTTTTACCCAATTATAAAATTGAAGTTGAATCATACTCTTTgacaaataaacaaataataatgtcAATAAATTCTCGAAGAAAAACTACAAATATTTCATGGGCCAGAGGAACCCAACTTTTGGGCCCTTTTGAAGGAAAATGTATAAATTGGTTTTGGTGAGAACAACAGATATAGAGCAGTGGAGAGTTTCAGCGGAGAAATCCTGTCGAAGTCAGCCACACACAGTCGCAACAAATCAGAAACCTTCGCAACCGGCGTCTCGCCGGCACCGGAATCCCCTACTGAAGGATCCCGTGCTTCTTATTCTTCCAATAGCTGGTTCTCCGACATCCTCAATCCCCCCAATCCAACACCCACTCCGCAACAAAGCTTCGAACCTCAACCTCGAGTCCCCATTCTCATTTCTCGCCCATCTCTGCCTCGTAAGTCCAGATTCCAGACAGACCCCTCCTCGCCACGACCACATGGGATCCCAATTCCTCCGGGTCGGAGCTTTCAGAGTGGTCCAACACTTTTGACCGACACCCATTTGCTCTCTCCGCCCAAAAACCTTATTGAGTCGGCTCAGAGGAGGTCCGTCTCTTCGTCCACGTGCTCCGTGGAGAAGATTTCTCTTAAGCGCAGCTCAAATGGGTTGCCATCTGAATCCGGTGAAACTCGGGACTTTGGCCTCAATGGGTTCCTCAAGGAGCAGAGGATTAGGCTTGGAAAAGTCTTGGAAGGTGATGATAATGCCAAAGCCAAAATCATACTTTCTGGGTCTTCGAACAGTTGAGTAACTTTGCTATGAGTGAAGTGAAAggaattttagtttttttattctATTGATAGAAGTTTTTGTTAAGTTTCTTAGGTTGATGAAAATTATGCAGGTACGAGTTCCATGGTAGCGGCCATATGCTATGCATGGTTATTAGAGAACAAAGTGAGAAAGGAAAGTAAGACCAAAGGTGCTGATGAAGATGAATATGTTATGGTTCCGGTTATGAATGTTAAGAGGGAGACAATGTGGAAGCTACGACAGGCTGCTTGGCTTTTCTACCACGTTGGTCTTGATGTTAACTCGTTGTTCTTTGCCAATGAGGtacttcttccttgtcaattatATTCTTATGCTACATGTTTTCGTAACATAATTAAGATTTTTCAGCTCTTCAATTGAAAGTGATTGTTGATAGAGAGTTTCATGTTTAGTATGCTTTGAGATGGACTGTAAAGAGGTCTCTCAGAAGAAGAAAGATTCGGTTTTTTTGTTCCTTCTCAGTTGTTACTTTGTTTTTCAAATAAGATTAAATGTCATATAACTTTTGCTTTGAGGTGGCACTATGGCATGGCCCCTGAGGACTTTGAACTGAAATAGGTTGATGTGTTAGAAAGCGTCTGCCTTTTATCTTGTTTTAGCATTATAAACAGTATCAACTATAATTAACTTACTAACTATGTAAGTTGTGACTGCAACTTAAAATAGGTGGATTTGGAAGGACTAATAATGACTGGGAAATTAAACATGCTCGTGGTTGGACAAGATGTCCTTAAAATCAATGGCGAGGTTTGTATATATCTACATGTCTATTGTAGTTGGTTGGTTTTGAGGTTGAGATTTTAAAAAATACACTGTTTATGAAACTTATTTAAGTCCATTGATGTTTATAGGTAGGGTCTCAGTGCACTATTCTTACTGATAATTACTGTGAAGATGCCTACGATCTACTTCAGACCCCCGTACTGAAGAAACTTCTggtaaattttgtttatttttgcaaATCACTAAAGCTAGAATGTGTTGCAATTACATGATTTAAAGCCCTCCTTCTGGATTGGAATTCTCACTCATTTTTTGCAGCTTGCAGCTATCCTGTTAGACACTCAGAACCTAAACTCATCTAGTCAACATTCAATGGCAAGAGATGCAGAGGCAGTTCAGTTGTTGCTAGTTGGCTCAACCCCAAATTACAGAAATGCTCTTTTTGATCAATGTAAGTGTTCTTGCTGATCTCTGTGAACATTTCAAACTTATGCTTGCGACGTGATTGTAAGTATCCAAGTTTTTTGGTTATTTCTTTCAGTGATCCAGGATCAAAGAGACAATTCCTTTTTAGAAGCTTTGCGGCAGAATTATGGGAAACCATCTGAAGAGAGTAAGCTATCACTGTGATttcttttgaaaatatttttacgTGTTTATGTTGTTTGCAATAACTGCTGCTACTTGCAATTGAAACAACGTAGTTAGTCTTGCATCTTTTGCTGTTTGTTTTGAAACTCTGCACAATTTGACATATAAAATTCAACAATGTAACTTGTTTTGAATGCATTATGACTTTATTCTATTCATGATTTAAAAGATTATGAAAATGAtctatatatatttcattttccAAATATTTGAATTGGGATTTAGTAGTTTGTTTTTCAAGGTTGCATgtgttctttttttctttctaaatttttaatttaattgtaaTGCTAGTGCTCTTTGTTGTCTAGCGAGGTTGAAACCCTGCCAATTTGGTTTTAAAGTTATTCTACCATGACCCTTAAGTTTCATTTGACGGCTCTTGAACATCGTTTTAGTCGTGCATGTGAGGTGGCTGTTATAGTGATTATTCAGCATACTTGTTTGATTTGCATTCGAGGTCATATATTTGGAGTTCCTAAAAAGCTTAAACATTCAGTGTGATATATTTCATGTTTTCTCTGCTCCTGACTGTATGATCACTTTAATTGTTTCTCAAACATGAAATGTAATTGTTTCTCAATCATGTTTCATGTTTCATGTTTGATTTGCATTCAAGATTATATATTTGGAGTTCCTAAAATGCTTAAACATTCATTATGATATATTTCATGTTTCCATGCTCCTGACTATATGATCACTTTGATTGTTTCTCAATTATAGTGgtgtcatatttttatttttagtttcttttgAAAGTAAGCATCAAGTGtcttttcataattatttttatgatTTCTCTCTTTCTGTCTTACTGTTACAGGTGGTCATGAGAGTGAGGAGCATGTGGGGCTTAAGACTGTGGATAGAAAATCACTATCTAATCATCGCCCTGAAGCAATGGTACAACATTCAGAACAGAAAAATAATGCAAAACCTAACAAGGTTTCTCAAAAATCAGGTTAGAGCATGTTCTCTTGCCTCCTAAGCTATTTTTCTCTCGTGTTAACATTTTCTATAGACTTCGGTGACAAACGAAAACCTTGAATGTCTTGTCTATGTTTTCTTTCCTAATCATAACAAGTTCATTGCATCATAGCTGTTTCAACATCTCTTACTACTAAGTTTTCTTCCTACTTCAAACATGTAGCTCTGACATCATTTTCCATTGTAGAAAAACCAAGTTCATCACTTCCCAAAGGTTCTCCAACACCACCAACTAAAGCAAATCCCGATGCATCTCGTGGAAAGAACAAGTTCTTCCTTGCAAAGTGGTTTggttttggatcaaaataaaggGAATATCTGTTTTTCACACCACTAACTGTAACTTCTATAGAGGAAAACAAGAATTTTGTTCCGTTTCATAACACCTGGTCAAATATAGTGTCTTGGATTTCATTTGCTGGTAGGTTCAATAAAACAAATGGCGTTTCCATTTCACTTTACTGCAGAGTTTTAACCCATAGAATGGTGATGTCTTTGTAAGAATGTGACTTAAGGCCAAATTTTCTTTTAAGTTGTTGATAATTTTGGATTGGTAACATCATGGCTCAGACAAAttatacaacatttttttttcttctgtcaTATTTTATTGTCTCATTGTGATTTTGAcatggatatttgacatataaaTTATTATCTTGTACTTG is a window of Humulus lupulus chromosome 4, drHumLupu1.1, whole genome shotgun sequence DNA encoding:
- the LOC133830220 gene encoding uncharacterized protein LOC133830220 → MEIMSRFSTSSQSSRQHDNKKKLVMAGPDQSRRKAHIAEPAPDLTDFMNDMFFGSIKTIDHNKIVYNLTGTSDDTDTSASVKEEKNKGCKDENKLVREEFSPGRRSTSSSKLSQDWLEEARRLVASSPSRSSSPSRLVGSPRFATAAAHGSPASASASASSVDRRDPLSRSARRYRAVESFSGEILSKSATHSRNKSETFATGVSPAPESPTEGSRASYSSNSWFSDILNPPNPTPTPQQSFEPQPRVPILISRPSLPRKSRFQTDPSSPRPHGIPIPPGRSFQSGPTLLTDTHLLSPPKNLIESAQRRSVSSSTCSVEKISLKRSSNGLPSESGETRDFGLNGFLKEQRIRLGKVLEGDDNAKAKIILSGSSNSTSSMVAAICYAWLLENKVRKESKTKGADEDEYVMVPVMNVKRETMWKLRQAAWLFYHVGLDVNSLFFANEVDLEGLIMTGKLNMLVVGQDVLKINGEVGSQCTILTDNYCEDAYDLLQTPVLKKLLLAAILLDTQNLNSSSQHSMARDAEAVQLLLVGSTPNYRNALFDQLIQDQRDNSFLEALRQNYGKPSEESGHESEEHVGLKTVDRKSLSNHRPEAMVQHSEQKNNAKPNKVSQKSEKPSSSLPKGSPTPPTKANPDASRGKNKFFLAKWFGFGSK